The Maniola hyperantus chromosome 9, iAphHyp1.2, whole genome shotgun sequence genome includes a region encoding these proteins:
- the LOC117985004 gene encoding uncharacterized protein yields MKDPFVTDSGIDSPTRESLRNIEGCYNRNLFKGKSFASSRRALQSGAEKISRTFKCVRNTFGNLSQHFRLSGRRRHRLTEAGSPCRMPTTPVSKKKQILGRSPTKLYSPFGIETPHNRDFRMTPYMPDTPEHGVSPKRRKGITHSWHILAKKRPRALFH; encoded by the exons ATGAAGGATCCCTTTGTGACTGACTCCGGTATCGATTCGCCAACAAGAGAGAGTCTCAGAAACATCGAGGGATGTTACAATAGAAATTTATTCAAAGGAAAATCATTTGCCAGTTCACGGCGTGCCTTGCAGTCGGGGGCGGAGAAGATATCCAGGACTTTTAAGTGTGTTAGAAACACATTTGGAAATCTGTCACAG CACTTTCGACTTAGTGGTAGGCGCAGGCATCGGCTGACAGAAGCTGGCTCTCCCTGTCGGATGCCAACTACCCCAGTGTCCAAAAAGAAACAG ATATTGGGCAGGAGTCCTACGAAGCTGTACAGTCCTTTTGGGATTGAAACTCCGCACAACCGCGACTTCAGGATGACTCCTTATATGCCTGATACACCAGAACATGG AGTGTCACCAAAGAGGCGTAAAGGGATCACCCATTCATGGCACATTCTAGCCAAGAAGCGTCCCAGGGCTCTCTTCCACTAA
- the LOC117985000 gene encoding mitochondrial import inner membrane translocase subunit Tim22 produces the protein MAEYKKPSIDPDLVKFSENNDYDSLAKYLCTVYRYRENIIIPRVLGPVIIKTNEEKMIEATIESCPFKSLTSCIIGYGLGAAVGLFTSSLMPNTTDPMAQQNQTAREILREMKNSMLSYAKNFALLGAVFSGVECCIETARGKSDWKNGTYAGGVTGGLIGLRGGLKAGLFGAAGFAAFSTVIDYYMHQR, from the exons atggctGAATATAAAAAGCCATCTATCGACCCGGACCTAGTGAAATTCTCCGAAAATAACGACTATGACTCTCTTGCAAAATATTTGTGCACAGTTTATAGATATCGGGAAAATATAATTATTCCCAGAGTGTTAGGTCCAGTGATCATAAAGACAAATGAGGAGAAGATGATTGAGGCTACGATCGAAAGCTGCCCATTCAAATCCTTGACCAGCTGCattatag GTTATGGTCTGGGTGCAGCGGTTGGTCTATTCACATCTTCACTTATGCCCAACACGACAGACCCTATGGCTCAACAAAATCAAACTGCAAGAGAAATCCTAAGAGAAATGAAAAACTCGATGTTAAGCTATGCTAAGAATTTTGCACTCCTTGGTGCTGTGTTTTCCGGTGTGGAATGTTGTATTGAAACTGCAAGAGGAAAGTCAGATTGGAAAAACGGGACATATGCAGGAGGTGTGACTGGTGGTCTAATAGGATTACGAG GTGGATTAAAGGCAGGTTTGTTTGGTGCTGCAGGATTTGCTGCATTTTCAACCGTAATCGACTATTATATGCATCAACGATAG